In one Rhodococcus sp. B50 genomic region, the following are encoded:
- a CDS encoding alanine racemase yields MLRAASAPDDVLDRVQSATADLDPPFAAVDLPTLRRNADDLIRRAGGVPVRVASKSVRCRAVLAEVLGPELTTRGGFRGIMAYSLREALWLVEHGARDILMGYPTVDRAALGKLAVSPDAAQAITLMIDSAEHLDIIREALGEHAFRPKVCLDIDASLRVGPLHLGVRRSPLRDPQAAAGLARRAAAAGFDVVGVMFYEAQIAGLPDSSLPVRLVKGLSARELSSRRRAVVEAVRAVVGDLELVNGGGTGSLEVTTADRVVTEATAGSGLYVPTLFDGYRAFTPNPSMFFALPAVRKPSPSITTLFGGGYIASGPPGTSRVPRPVRPAGLTLLGTEGAGEVQTPVRGRAAASIPVGGRVWFRHAKAGELCERFDRVYLVDENGRTEVPTYRGEGGCW; encoded by the coding sequence GTGCTCCGTGCTGCTTCCGCCCCCGACGACGTCCTCGACCGGGTGCAGTCGGCCACGGCCGACCTCGACCCGCCGTTCGCCGCCGTCGACCTGCCCACCCTGCGGCGCAACGCCGACGACCTGATCCGCCGCGCCGGCGGTGTGCCCGTGCGGGTCGCGAGCAAGTCGGTGCGCTGTCGTGCCGTCCTCGCCGAGGTCCTCGGTCCGGAACTGACCACCCGCGGCGGTTTTCGCGGCATCATGGCGTACTCGCTTCGGGAGGCACTGTGGCTCGTCGAGCACGGAGCCCGCGACATCCTGATGGGTTACCCCACGGTCGACCGGGCGGCGCTCGGGAAGCTCGCGGTGTCGCCGGACGCGGCGCAGGCGATCACGCTCATGATCGATTCGGCCGAGCATCTCGACATCATCCGTGAGGCCCTGGGGGAACACGCTTTCCGGCCCAAGGTGTGCCTGGACATCGATGCGTCGTTGCGGGTGGGTCCGCTCCACCTCGGTGTGCGCCGTTCTCCGCTGCGCGACCCGCAAGCCGCCGCCGGCCTGGCACGTCGCGCCGCCGCCGCCGGATTCGACGTCGTCGGAGTGATGTTCTACGAGGCCCAGATCGCGGGCCTGCCCGACTCGTCGCTGCCGGTGCGGCTCGTCAAGGGACTGTCGGCGCGGGAGCTCTCCTCGCGCCGCCGAGCCGTGGTGGAGGCCGTGCGTGCGGTCGTGGGAGACCTCGAACTGGTCAACGGCGGCGGAACCGGCTCGCTCGAGGTGACCACCGCCGATCGTGTCGTCACCGAGGCCACCGCGGGGTCGGGGCTGTACGTGCCCACCCTGTTCGACGGCTACCGGGCGTTCACCCCGAACCCGTCGATGTTCTTCGCGCTGCCTGCCGTACGGAAACCGTCACCGTCGATCACGACGTTGTTCGGTGGCGGGTACATCGCGTCCGGCCCGCCCGGCACCTCGCGAGTGCCGCGCCCGGTCCGACCCGCGGGGCTGACGCTGCTGGGGACGGAGGGTGCCGGAGAGGTGCAGACCCCGGTGCGCGGTCGCGCGGCCGCCTCGATCCCGGTCGGGGGACGGGTGTGGTTCCGCCACGCGAAGGCGGGGGAACTGTGCGAGAGATTCGACCGGGTGTATCTCGTCGACGAGAACGGACGCACCGAGGTGCCCACCTATCGCGGTGAGGGCGGCTGCTGGTGA
- a CDS encoding TetR/AcrR family transcriptional regulator, whose protein sequence is MSNRLPADERRTQLVAAALELAEGGGVGAVTVRAVAEKAGVSLGVVHYCFDSKEALVVAMANAVIGELAGAMQAAFDVPTDAQQTGGVDCLRSMLHAGLRAMWSAIESTPGLQTLTYEITTYSLRHNTNGSPVSGDIAVQQYRLMDEQARLFLDSCAERCGVEWSLPTATVARLSLALLDGVVLRWLVDRDSDSTAAELGIIADIIASRAVERS, encoded by the coding sequence ATGTCGAATCGGTTGCCTGCCGACGAGCGCCGCACCCAACTCGTGGCCGCGGCACTGGAACTGGCAGAGGGTGGGGGAGTCGGAGCCGTCACGGTCCGTGCCGTCGCCGAGAAGGCCGGAGTGTCACTGGGTGTCGTCCATTACTGTTTCGACAGCAAGGAAGCCCTCGTCGTGGCGATGGCGAACGCCGTCATCGGCGAACTCGCCGGGGCCATGCAGGCCGCGTTCGACGTGCCGACGGACGCGCAGCAGACCGGCGGTGTCGACTGTCTGCGTTCGATGCTCCACGCCGGTCTCCGGGCGATGTGGTCGGCGATCGAGTCCACGCCGGGATTGCAGACCCTCACCTACGAGATCACGACCTACTCCCTGCGGCACAACACCAACGGCAGTCCCGTGAGCGGGGACATCGCCGTGCAGCAGTACCGGCTGATGGACGAGCAGGCCCGCCTGTTCCTCGACAGTTGCGCCGAGCGGTGCGGCGTCGAATGGTCGCTGCCCACAGCGACGGTCGCGCGACTGTCACTGGCGTTGCTCGACGGAGTCGTGCTCCGCTGGCTGGTGGATCGCGACAGCGACTCGACGGCAGCCGAATTGGGAATCATCGCCGACATCATCGCGAGCCGTGCCGTAGAACGTTCCTGA
- a CDS encoding D-arabinono-1,4-lactone oxidase, whose product MSTWHNWARTASATPRRFETPRTVDDLARIVRRASDQGEHVKAVGAGHSFTDAAVTDGTLISLDRMSGLVSVERSPAGAVVTVRAGTRLRDLSDLLWAQGLAVPNLGDIDVQSVAGAISTGTHGTGTAFRGLAAAVCRATIVLADGRIVDCSPEHEPDLFEAARLGLGALGVLATVTLDCVPAFRLRAEEAPSSLRATLDALDELRNDVDHFEFYWFPHTDGVLVKRNTRLPGAAPVQPLGRVRTLLDDELLSNGAFALFQQIGTRAPATIPALNRVASRVLSPRTFVDRSYRVFASERRVRFREMEYAIPTDHLPEALREIDEWLQRNDVRIGFPVEVRFSRADDVWLSTAHGRDTAYVAVHQYHRRDHGPYFDAVEPILRAAGGRPHWGKLHSLTDGDLRDLYPRFDDFLVVRDRVDPHRTFTNPYLRRVLGE is encoded by the coding sequence ATGTCCACCTGGCACAACTGGGCGCGCACCGCGAGCGCGACGCCCCGCCGTTTCGAGACCCCCCGCACCGTCGACGACCTCGCGCGCATCGTCCGTCGCGCCTCCGACCAGGGCGAACACGTCAAGGCTGTGGGTGCCGGGCACTCGTTCACCGATGCGGCCGTCACCGACGGCACGCTGATCTCGCTCGACCGGATGTCGGGCCTCGTCTCGGTGGAGCGGTCACCGGCCGGCGCGGTTGTGACGGTGCGGGCGGGGACGCGACTGCGCGATCTGAGCGACCTGCTGTGGGCACAGGGCCTCGCCGTCCCCAACCTCGGCGACATCGATGTCCAGTCCGTCGCCGGCGCGATCTCCACCGGCACCCACGGCACCGGTACGGCCTTCCGCGGACTCGCGGCAGCCGTGTGCCGTGCGACGATCGTGCTCGCCGACGGCCGGATCGTCGACTGCTCCCCCGAACACGAACCCGACCTGTTCGAGGCCGCGCGCCTCGGACTCGGCGCACTCGGCGTCCTCGCGACCGTCACGCTCGACTGCGTCCCTGCCTTCCGCCTCCGGGCAGAAGAAGCACCCTCGTCGCTCCGGGCGACGCTCGACGCCCTGGACGAACTGCGTAACGACGTAGACCATTTCGAGTTCTACTGGTTTCCGCACACGGACGGCGTGCTCGTCAAACGCAACACCCGCCTCCCCGGTGCGGCACCGGTGCAGCCGCTCGGGCGGGTGCGCACCCTCCTCGACGACGAACTGCTCTCCAATGGAGCGTTCGCGCTCTTCCAGCAGATCGGAACGCGTGCTCCCGCCACCATCCCGGCCCTGAACCGGGTGGCGTCGCGGGTCCTCTCGCCGCGCACGTTCGTCGACCGCAGCTACCGGGTGTTCGCCTCCGAACGCCGGGTGCGGTTCCGGGAGATGGAGTACGCGATACCCACCGACCACCTTCCGGAGGCCCTGCGCGAGATCGATGAGTGGTTGCAGCGCAACGATGTCCGCATCGGCTTCCCGGTGGAGGTGCGGTTCTCGCGGGCCGACGATGTGTGGCTGTCCACCGCGCACGGCCGCGACACCGCGTACGTGGCCGTGCACCAGTACCACCGGCGCGACCACGGGCCCTATTTCGACGCTGTCGAGCCGATCCTGCGTGCCGCCGGGGGACGCCCGCACTGGGGCAAGCTCCATTCCCTGACCGACGGCGATCTGCGCGATCTCTACCCGCGATTCGACGACTTCCTCGTCGTGCGCGACCGCGTGGATCCGCACCGCACCTTCACGAACCCGTATCTACGTCGGGTCCTGGGCGAGTGA
- a CDS encoding adenosine deaminase, whose amino-acid sequence MTDGFAELHVHIEGTLEPELILALAERNRVALPYRDLDDLRSRYEFTDLQSFLDLYYANMEVLRTAQDFADLARAYFSRAARAGVTRAEFFFDPQAHTSRGVALPEVVAGLADAVAGAHREFGVDAAMIASIVRDRPVPEAHEVFGELLRLGAPIIGLGLDSAEVGHPPSLFEDVFARARAEGLRITAHAGEEGPPEYVWQALDLLGAERIDHGIRSLEDPELVARLVDESIPLTVCPFSNVRLRVVDTLADHPLRRMLEAGLSVSVHSDDPAYFGGYVDDNLVGLKDQLGLTDAERDVLQRNSWDAAFL is encoded by the coding sequence GTGACCGACGGTTTCGCCGAATTGCACGTACACATCGAGGGCACGCTCGAACCCGAGCTGATCCTCGCCCTCGCCGAGCGGAACCGCGTCGCTCTGCCCTATCGCGATCTCGACGACCTCCGCAGTCGCTACGAGTTCACCGACCTGCAGTCGTTCCTCGACCTGTACTACGCGAACATGGAGGTCCTGCGCACCGCGCAGGACTTCGCCGACCTCGCCCGCGCCTATTTCTCACGTGCGGCGCGGGCGGGTGTCACCCGCGCGGAGTTCTTCTTCGATCCCCAGGCCCACACCTCGCGCGGTGTCGCGCTGCCCGAGGTCGTGGCCGGGCTCGCCGACGCGGTCGCCGGTGCTCATCGGGAGTTCGGGGTCGACGCGGCGATGATCGCGTCGATCGTGCGTGATCGTCCGGTGCCCGAAGCGCACGAGGTGTTCGGCGAACTGCTGCGCCTCGGCGCGCCGATCATCGGGCTCGGGCTGGACTCGGCGGAGGTGGGCCACCCGCCGTCACTCTTCGAGGACGTCTTCGCGCGGGCTCGGGCCGAAGGGCTGCGCATCACGGCGCACGCGGGGGAGGAGGGACCGCCGGAATACGTCTGGCAGGCACTCGACCTGCTCGGCGCCGAACGCATCGACCACGGTATCCGCTCGCTCGAGGATCCCGAACTCGTCGCGCGCCTGGTCGACGAGAGCATCCCGCTCACGGTCTGCCCGTTCTCGAATGTCCGCCTCCGCGTGGTGGATACCCTCGCCGATCATCCGCTGCGCCGGATGCTCGAGGCCGGTCTCTCGGTGAGCGTGCACTCGGACGATCCCGCCTATTTCGGCGGTTACGTCGACGACAACCTCGTGGGCCTGAAAGACCAACTCGGTCTCACCGATGCCGAACGGGATGTGCTGCAGCGCAATTCATGGGATGCAGCCTTCCTCTGA